One segment of Brassica napus cultivar Da-Ae chromosome C3, Da-Ae, whole genome shotgun sequence DNA contains the following:
- the LOC125584145 gene encoding uncharacterized protein LOC125584145 encodes MSSSSNFVVESCDVDSEEGVKLHTRIFKPRDEQVSDDGDLAIVLVHPFSLLGGCQALLKGIASELACKGFKAVTLDTRGAGKSTGRATLTGFAEVKDVIAACRWVSQNLGAHRILLVGSSAGAPIAGSAVEQVEQVVGYVSLGYPFGLMASVLFGRHHKAILSSPKPKLFVMGTQDGFTSVSQLKKKLKSAAGRTETHLLEGVSHFQMEGPEYDSQMADVICNFISSL; translated from the exons ATGTCGTCGTCTTCAAACTTTGTAGTGGAATCGTGTGACGTTGATTCCGAGGAAGGGGTGAAGCTCCACACGAGAATCTTCAAACCCAGAGATGAACAAGTTAGCGACGACGGGGATCTAGCAATAGTTTTGGTCCACCCTTTCTCGCTCTTGGGTGGTTGTCAGGCTCTGCTCAAAGGCATAGCTTCTGAGTTGGCCTGTAAAGGTTTCAAGGCCGTCACTTTGGATACAAGAGGTGCCGGGAAATCAACGGGAAGGGCTACTCTTACTGGCTTCGCTGAGGTTAAGGATGTGATTGCTGCTTGTCGGTGGGTTTCTCAGAATCTCGGTGCTCATAGGATCCTCCTCGTGGGTTCTTCTGCCG GTGCACCAATCGCAGGATCAGCGGTGGAGCAAGTAGAGCAAGTTGTTGGATATGTGAGTTTAGGATACCCATTTGGCCTAATGGCCTCGGTTCTATTTGGGAGGCACCACAAGGCCATTCTCTCAtctcctaaacccaaactcttcGTTATGGGAACACAAGACGGTTTCACTAGCGTTAGCCAGCTCAAGAAGAAGCTGAAATCTGCAGCGGGACGCACCGAAACACACCTCCTTGAAGGCGTTAGCCATTTCCAGATGGAAGGACCTGAATACGATTCTCAGATGGCGGATGTCATATGCAACTTTATTTCATCCTTGTAA
- the LOC106386755 gene encoding probable sulfate transporter 3.5 isoform X2 has product MESDRTSSSSSPKGQGVNFSAPRSFVVKLRSKCKETFFPDDPFKPISQEPNGLTKTKKTLEYFVPIFEWLPKYNLQKLWYDLLAGITITSLAVPQGISYANLASIPPIIGLYSSFVPPFVYAVLGSSNTLAVGTVAACSLLISETFGEDLLKKDPNLYLHLIFTSTFITGVFQFALGFFRLGILVDFLSHSTITGFMGGTAIIILLQQLKGVFGLVHFTHKTDVVSVLHALFTHRDEKKIKPKLFWVSAMGPMVVVLVGCLVAYLVKGTEHGIQTVGPLKKGLNPPSIQYLTFDAKYLPLVIKAGIVTGLIAMAEGIAIGRSFAVMKNEQTDGNKEMIAFGLMNIIGSFTSCYLTTGPFSKTAVNYNAGTKTPMSNVVMGLCMMLVLLFLAPLFSYTPLVGLSAIIMSAMLGLIDYEEMYQLFKVDKFDFLVCMSAFFGVSFLSMDYGLIISVGLSVVRALLYVARPSTCKLGRIPNSVMFRDIEQYPGSEEMAGYVILQLGSPIFFANSTYVRERILRWIRDEPEEVEFLLLDLSGVSSIDMTGMETLLEVRRILVSKGIKMVIINPRFEVLEKMMLSHFVEKIGKEYVFLSIDDAVQACRFNLSTSKSEPCS; this is encoded by the exons aTGGAGAGTGATAGAACAAGCTCCTCCTCGTCACCAAAGGGGCAGGGAGTAAACTTCTCGGCCCCGAGAAGCTTTGTTGTAAAATTGAGATCGAAATGTAAAGAAACTTTCTTCCCCGATGATCCATTTAAACCGATATCGCAAGAGCCAAATGgtttgacaaaaacaaaaaagacatTGGAGTATTTTGTTCCAATCTTTGAGTGGCTCCCAAAATACAATCTGCAAAAGCTATGGTACGATTTGCTTGCGGGAATAACTATCACCAGCCTTGCCGTTCCTCAGGGTATTAGTTATGCTAATCTCGCCAGTATCCCTCCCATCATTGGCCTAT attcaagttttgtGCCGCCATTTGTGTACGCCGTGTTAGGAAGTTCGAACACTCTCGCGGTGGGAACAGTCGCAGCATGCTCTTTGCTGATCTCTGAGACATTTGGTGAGGATTTGTTGAAAAAGGATCCTAACCTCTACCTTCATTTGATCTTCACCTCCACTTTCATCACTGGTGTATTCCAATTTGCTTTGGGCTTCTTCAG GTTGGGGATATTGGTTGATTTCCTGTCACATTCGACCATAACGGGCTTCATGGGAGGAACAGCTATAATCATTCTCCTCCAACAGCTTAAAGGCGTCTTTGGTCTAGTCCACTTTACGCACAAAACTGATGTCGTTTCTGTTCTCCACGCACTCTTCACCCACCGTGATGAG aagaaaataaaaccaaagcTATTTTGGGTATCAGCAATGGGTCCAATGGTGGTCGTCCTTGTGGGTTGCCTAGTTGCTTATTTGGTGAAAGGAACAGAACATGGGATCCAAACA GTTGGGCCTTTAAAGAAAGGACTAAACCCTCCTTCCATTCAATATTTGACCTTTGATGCCAAGTATCTACCGTTGGTTATTAAGGCCGGAATAGTCACTGGGCTCATCGCTATGGct GAAGGGATAGCGATCGGAAGAAGCTTTGCTGTAATGAAGAACGAACAAACGGACGGGAACAAAGAGATGATAGCATTTGGTCTTATGAACATAATTGGCTCCTTTACTTCTTGCTATTTGACAACAg GGCCATTTTCAAAGACAGCAGTGAACTACAACGCGGGAACAAAGACACCAATGTCAAATGTAGTAATGGGCCTTTGCATGATGCTTGTGCTTCTTTTCCTCGCGCCTCTATTCAGCTACACACCACTCGTTGGTCTCTCAGCCATCATTATGTCAGCCATGTTAGGCCTTATCGACTACGAGGAGATGTACCAACTCTTCAAGGTTGACAAGTTTGATTTCCTCGTCTGCATGTCCGCCTTTTTCGGTGTTTCCTTCCTTAGCATGGACTACGGCCTTATCATCTCCGTTGGGCTCTCCGTCGTGAGAGCGTTATTGTACGTTGCACGGCCCTCGACTTGTAAATTGGGAAGAATACCAAACTCGGTTATGTTTCGTGACATAGAACAGTACCCTGGTTCTGAGGAGATGGCTGGTTATGTTATCCTTCAATTGGGTTCTCCTATCTTTTTTGCTAATAGTACTTACGTACGTGAAAGAATTTTAAGGTGGATTCGAGATGAACCTGAAGAAGTCGAGTTTCTTCTCCTTGATCTCTCTG GTGTTTCAAGCATTGACATGACAGGGATGGAAACACTACTTGAAGTGCGGAGAATCCTTGTATCAAAAGGCATCAAG ATGGTGATAATAAATCCAAGATTTGAAGTCCTAGAAAAGATGATGTTATCGCATTTTGTAGAGAAGATAGGAAAGGAGTATGTGTTCTTATCCATCGACGATGCGGTCCAAGCATGCCGATTTAATCTTTCCACCTCCAAATCGGAACCGTGTTCCTag
- the LOC106386755 gene encoding probable sulfate transporter 3.5 isoform X1, with protein sequence MESDRTSSSSSPKGQGVNFSAPRSFVVKLRSKCKETFFPDDPFKPISQEPNGLTKTKKTLEYFVPIFEWLPKYNLQKLWYDLLAGITITSLAVPQGISYANLASIPPIIGLYSSFVPPFVYAVLGSSNTLAVGTVAACSLLISETFGEDLLKKDPNLYLHLIFTSTFITGVFQFALGFFRLGILVDFLSHSTITGFMGGTAIIILLQQLKGVFGLVHFTHKTDVVSVLHALFTHRDEWKWQSALAGLCFLIFLQSTRYIKKIKPKLFWVSAMGPMVVVLVGCLVAYLVKGTEHGIQTVGPLKKGLNPPSIQYLTFDAKYLPLVIKAGIVTGLIAMAEGIAIGRSFAVMKNEQTDGNKEMIAFGLMNIIGSFTSCYLTTGPFSKTAVNYNAGTKTPMSNVVMGLCMMLVLLFLAPLFSYTPLVGLSAIIMSAMLGLIDYEEMYQLFKVDKFDFLVCMSAFFGVSFLSMDYGLIISVGLSVVRALLYVARPSTCKLGRIPNSVMFRDIEQYPGSEEMAGYVILQLGSPIFFANSTYVRERILRWIRDEPEEVEFLLLDLSGVSSIDMTGMETLLEVRRILVSKGIKMVIINPRFEVLEKMMLSHFVEKIGKEYVFLSIDDAVQACRFNLSTSKSEPCS encoded by the exons aTGGAGAGTGATAGAACAAGCTCCTCCTCGTCACCAAAGGGGCAGGGAGTAAACTTCTCGGCCCCGAGAAGCTTTGTTGTAAAATTGAGATCGAAATGTAAAGAAACTTTCTTCCCCGATGATCCATTTAAACCGATATCGCAAGAGCCAAATGgtttgacaaaaacaaaaaagacatTGGAGTATTTTGTTCCAATCTTTGAGTGGCTCCCAAAATACAATCTGCAAAAGCTATGGTACGATTTGCTTGCGGGAATAACTATCACCAGCCTTGCCGTTCCTCAGGGTATTAGTTATGCTAATCTCGCCAGTATCCCTCCCATCATTGGCCTAT attcaagttttgtGCCGCCATTTGTGTACGCCGTGTTAGGAAGTTCGAACACTCTCGCGGTGGGAACAGTCGCAGCATGCTCTTTGCTGATCTCTGAGACATTTGGTGAGGATTTGTTGAAAAAGGATCCTAACCTCTACCTTCATTTGATCTTCACCTCCACTTTCATCACTGGTGTATTCCAATTTGCTTTGGGCTTCTTCAG GTTGGGGATATTGGTTGATTTCCTGTCACATTCGACCATAACGGGCTTCATGGGAGGAACAGCTATAATCATTCTCCTCCAACAGCTTAAAGGCGTCTTTGGTCTAGTCCACTTTACGCACAAAACTGATGTCGTTTCTGTTCTCCACGCACTCTTCACCCACCGTGATGAG TGGAAGTGGCAAAGTGCACTTGCTGGGCTCTGCTTTCTTATTTTCCTCCAATCTACTCGATACATC aagaaaataaaaccaaagcTATTTTGGGTATCAGCAATGGGTCCAATGGTGGTCGTCCTTGTGGGTTGCCTAGTTGCTTATTTGGTGAAAGGAACAGAACATGGGATCCAAACA GTTGGGCCTTTAAAGAAAGGACTAAACCCTCCTTCCATTCAATATTTGACCTTTGATGCCAAGTATCTACCGTTGGTTATTAAGGCCGGAATAGTCACTGGGCTCATCGCTATGGct GAAGGGATAGCGATCGGAAGAAGCTTTGCTGTAATGAAGAACGAACAAACGGACGGGAACAAAGAGATGATAGCATTTGGTCTTATGAACATAATTGGCTCCTTTACTTCTTGCTATTTGACAACAg GGCCATTTTCAAAGACAGCAGTGAACTACAACGCGGGAACAAAGACACCAATGTCAAATGTAGTAATGGGCCTTTGCATGATGCTTGTGCTTCTTTTCCTCGCGCCTCTATTCAGCTACACACCACTCGTTGGTCTCTCAGCCATCATTATGTCAGCCATGTTAGGCCTTATCGACTACGAGGAGATGTACCAACTCTTCAAGGTTGACAAGTTTGATTTCCTCGTCTGCATGTCCGCCTTTTTCGGTGTTTCCTTCCTTAGCATGGACTACGGCCTTATCATCTCCGTTGGGCTCTCCGTCGTGAGAGCGTTATTGTACGTTGCACGGCCCTCGACTTGTAAATTGGGAAGAATACCAAACTCGGTTATGTTTCGTGACATAGAACAGTACCCTGGTTCTGAGGAGATGGCTGGTTATGTTATCCTTCAATTGGGTTCTCCTATCTTTTTTGCTAATAGTACTTACGTACGTGAAAGAATTTTAAGGTGGATTCGAGATGAACCTGAAGAAGTCGAGTTTCTTCTCCTTGATCTCTCTG GTGTTTCAAGCATTGACATGACAGGGATGGAAACACTACTTGAAGTGCGGAGAATCCTTGTATCAAAAGGCATCAAG ATGGTGATAATAAATCCAAGATTTGAAGTCCTAGAAAAGATGATGTTATCGCATTTTGTAGAGAAGATAGGAAAGGAGTATGTGTTCTTATCCATCGACGATGCGGTCCAAGCATGCCGATTTAATCTTTCCACCTCCAAATCGGAACCGTGTTCCTag